One genomic segment of Chloroflexota bacterium includes these proteins:
- a CDS encoding FadR family transcriptional regulator yields MVFTPVKTQRVYTQIVDQILDLIRAGEFPDGTQLPPERDLAEQLGVSRASLREALSALQILGLVETKPGQGTFICAEKIPSLLQVEASWLYEEEESPFAILQARKTVEPHIASLAARQRSDASLKRLDEILNSVEADPSDRIIFTEGDRKFHKAIAEATGNPVLVSMMSIVYELMGHKLWLTLMMDSTLATAGRVQEALVEHRRVYEAIKAQDETAAADRMNEHLERVGRLMMEAELVPLKEPVTNPKQTEKQEANRLNKVGTLREDIEAKSRMGG; encoded by the coding sequence TTTACCCCGGTAAAGACGCAGAGGGTTTACACCCAGATCGTGGATCAGATCCTCGATCTGATCAGAGCGGGTGAATTCCCGGATGGGACGCAGTTGCCCCCGGAGCGTGACCTTGCCGAACAATTGGGGGTGAGTCGGGCATCCCTTAGGGAAGCGTTAAGTGCCTTGCAGATACTTGGCTTGGTTGAGACCAAGCCGGGGCAAGGCACTTTTATTTGCGCGGAGAAAATCCCCTCTCTGCTTCAAGTGGAAGCCTCTTGGCTCTACGAAGAAGAAGAAAGCCCCTTCGCTATCCTGCAGGCAAGAAAAACGGTGGAACCCCATATAGCATCCCTCGCGGCGAGACAACGTTCTGACGCAAGTTTAAAGCGGTTAGATGAAATACTGAATTCAGTAGAGGCCGATCCATCCGATCGGATTATCTTCACCGAAGGGGATCGTAAGTTTCACAAAGCCATCGCGGAGGCCACTGGCAACCCCGTGTTGGTGAGCATGATGTCCATTGTGTACGAATTGATGGGGCACAAACTATGGCTGACTCTCATGATGGATTCTACTTTAGCCACTGCAGGACGGGTGCAAGAGGCTCTGGTCGAACATCGGAGGGTGTACGAGGCTATCAAGGCACAAGATGAGACGGCCGCCGCCGACCGAATGAACGAGCATCTGGAAAGAGTCGGGAGACTGATGATGGAAGCCGAACTGGTTCCACTGAAGGAGCCTGTCACTAACCCCAAACAAACTGAGAAACAAGAGGCAAACCGCCTTAACAAAGTCGGTACCTTGAGAGAGGACATAGAAGCAAAATCAAGAATGGGGGGCTGA
- the dapA gene encoding 4-hydroxy-tetrahydrodipicolinate synthase: MTTKLQGIFTVLVTPMTAAEEVDYKTLAALIDYVIEEGGVHGIIPLGSTGEYYALTAEERRKVVEATFQAVRGRRPVVVGANATTTREVIEHCQHAEKWGAAGVMLAAPYYSLPTEDELFEHYKAVNDAIHIPIMLYNFPARSGVDLKPRLVQRLAELDNVQYLKESTGDITRVSEIIRLCGHKITLFCGYDSQALENFVLGAKGWVAGASNFIPRTHVKLFDLAVNKGDFRTARELYYKLLPILSVLEGGGKYIQFVKACCGLVGHPVGPPRRPLLPATPDEVAELEKALDQIKGEEKAH; the protein is encoded by the coding sequence ATGACAACCAAATTGCAAGGGATCTTCACCGTTTTGGTCACGCCGATGACTGCGGCAGAAGAAGTGGACTATAAGACATTGGCGGCGCTTATAGATTACGTGATTGAGGAAGGAGGAGTTCACGGCATTATCCCCCTCGGTAGCACCGGGGAATACTACGCCCTAACCGCAGAAGAACGCAGAAAGGTAGTGGAGGCTACTTTTCAAGCGGTTCGAGGTCGCCGGCCAGTTGTGGTGGGCGCCAATGCTACGACCACACGAGAAGTGATCGAGCATTGTCAGCACGCGGAGAAGTGGGGAGCAGCGGGAGTAATGCTGGCCGCACCATATTACTCGCTGCCCACTGAGGATGAGTTATTCGAGCACTACAAGGCTGTTAACGACGCGATCCACATACCCATCATGCTCTATAACTTCCCGGCGCGGAGCGGTGTGGATCTCAAGCCCAGGTTGGTTCAGCGGTTGGCCGAACTCGATAATGTCCAGTATCTGAAAGAAAGCACTGGCGATATCACCCGAGTCAGCGAGATCATAAGGCTTTGTGGTCATAAGATAACGCTTTTCTGCGGTTACGATAGTCAGGCTTTGGAGAACTTCGTTTTGGGAGCCAAGGGTTGGGTGGCCGGAGCCAGCAATTTCATTCCCAGAACCCACGTCAAATTGTTTGATCTGGCTGTCAACAAGGGCGATTTTAGGACTGCCAGAGAATTGTATTACAAACTCCTGCCTATTCTATCGGTTTTAGAAGGAGGCGGAAAGTACATCCAGTTCGTGAAAGCGTGTTGTGGCTTGGTGGGTCATCCGGTAGGTCCGCCGCGCCGACCGCTATTGCCCGCCACCCCTGACGAAGTCGCTGAACTGGAAAAAGCACTCGACCAAATTAAAGGAGAAGAGAAAGCACACTGA
- a CDS encoding proline racemase family protein — MKFEKIITAVDSHTVGNAERVVIGGVPPIPGETMLEKLKYVRDHWDHLRTFLVHEPRGHNNMYAALLTPPTVEGADFGVIYLEPGGYATMCGHGTIAVCTVLVETGIVEAKEPLTEIVLDTPAGVVRAQVAVKDGLAESVTIQNVPSFLYKPDVVVDVPDVGRVKVDIAYGGNFYAILPAESVGLEISPEHANEIISCGMKIWKAVNEQVEIHHPEEPEIDCVNYVEFSTQATDPRATMKNAVVVPPGGIDRSPCGTGTSAKMATLYAKGALGLNEEFIHESIIGSLFYGKLIEETKVGEYKAVVPTIRGSAYIMGIQQFVLDPRDPFPAGFFLGRKEKLYGVGFES; from the coding sequence ATGAAATTTGAAAAGATAATCACAGCCGTGGACTCCCACACAGTTGGGAACGCTGAGAGGGTCGTCATCGGTGGAGTGCCACCTATCCCTGGCGAGACCATGCTCGAGAAGTTGAAGTATGTGCGCGATCACTGGGACCACCTGCGTACATTTCTCGTACATGAGCCCCGGGGGCATAACAACATGTACGCCGCTCTGCTCACCCCGCCCACCGTGGAGGGTGCAGATTTCGGGGTAATTTACCTGGAGCCGGGTGGCTATGCGACCATGTGTGGACATGGGACGATTGCTGTCTGCACCGTGTTGGTTGAGACAGGCATCGTGGAGGCTAAGGAGCCCTTAACCGAGATCGTCCTCGATACCCCAGCCGGGGTGGTGCGAGCCCAAGTAGCGGTGAAGGATGGGTTGGCAGAGTCTGTAACTATCCAGAACGTCCCCTCTTTTCTGTACAAGCCAGACGTAGTAGTAGATGTCCCGGATGTGGGACGGGTGAAGGTAGATATTGCCTATGGCGGCAACTTCTATGCCATCTTGCCAGCGGAGAGTGTGGGATTAGAGATCAGCCCTGAACACGCGAACGAAATCATATCCTGTGGGATGAAAATCTGGAAGGCAGTGAATGAGCAGGTGGAGATCCACCACCCTGAAGAGCCGGAGATAGATTGCGTGAACTATGTGGAATTCTCGACTCAGGCTACTGACCCGCGAGCAACGATGAAGAATGCGGTGGTCGTGCCGCCAGGGGGTATAGACCGCTCCCCCTGTGGGACCGGGACGAGCGCGAAGATGGCGACGTTGTACGCGAAGGGAGCGCTTGGCCTAAACGAAGAATTCATTCATGAGAGCATCATAGGCAGCCTGTTCTACGGCAAACTGATTGAGGAGACGAAAGTGGGCGAATACAAAGCAGTAGTCCCCACCATTCGAGGCAGTGCTTATATCATGGGGATTCAGCAGTTCGTGCTCGACCCCAGGGACCCATTCCCCGCCGGATTCTTTCTGGGACGGAAAGAAAAGTTGTACGGGGTTGGATTTGAGTCTTAG
- a CDS encoding 4-hydroxyproline epimerase — MRFKRIITAIDSHTEGEPARVVIGGIPYIPGNTMFEKKRFGEQHLDHLRTMLMYEPRGHSAMSGSIITQPTVKEADFGIVFIEVSGWLPMCGHGTIAACTVLVEAGLIEAREPVTKIVLDTPAGIVRAEVQVKDGAVKGVTIWNVPSFLYKSDVEVDVPSLGRVKLDIAWGGNFYAILPAKSVGLDVSPEHTMDLIHCGRKIRQAVYEQIEVAHPENPLIDRVTHVEFSAPPTHPKATMKNAVIYGPGQVDRSPCGTGTSAKMATLYAKGELGLNEEFVHESIIGSLFYGKLVEETRVGSYPAVVPTISGRAYVMGIQQFVLDPEDPFPAGFYLGEKDELFGGI; from the coding sequence ATGAGATTCAAAAGGATAATCACGGCCATAGACTCCCATACCGAGGGTGAGCCAGCGAGAGTGGTGATCGGGGGAATCCCTTATATCCCCGGTAATACCATGTTTGAGAAAAAGAGATTCGGGGAGCAGCACCTCGATCATCTACGCACCATGCTTATGTATGAACCTCGGGGACATAGCGCCATGTCTGGGTCCATCATCACCCAGCCGACCGTTAAGGAGGCTGACTTCGGAATTGTCTTCATCGAGGTCAGCGGTTGGTTGCCCATGTGTGGCCACGGAACCATTGCTGCCTGCACCGTGCTGGTGGAAGCGGGCCTCATAGAAGCACGAGAGCCGGTCACCAAAATCGTACTGGACACCCCGGCGGGCATCGTAAGAGCAGAGGTGCAGGTGAAAGATGGGGCGGTGAAGGGAGTGACTATATGGAATGTCCCTTCCTTCTTGTACAAATCTGACGTGGAAGTGGATGTCCCCTCCTTAGGAAGAGTCAAGTTGGACATCGCTTGGGGGGGCAACTTCTACGCTATCCTGCCGGCAAAGAGCGTGGGCCTAGATGTATCACCGGAGCACACGATGGACCTCATTCATTGCGGCCGCAAGATCAGGCAAGCCGTCTATGAGCAGATCGAGGTGGCGCACCCCGAAAATCCCCTGATCGATCGCGTCACCCATGTGGAATTCTCGGCCCCACCGACTCACCCGAAGGCGACCATGAAAAACGCGGTCATTTACGGGCCTGGTCAGGTGGATCGTTCTCCTTGTGGGACTGGCACGTCAGCCAAGATGGCCACTCTCTACGCCAAAGGAGAACTGGGCTTGAATGAGGAGTTCGTGCACGAAAGCATCATCGGCAGCCTCTTCTATGGGAAACTGGTCGAAGAGACTCGGGTGGGCTCGTATCCCGCTGTGGTGCCAACTATCAGTGGCCGAGCCTATGTGATGGGCATCCAACAGTTTGTCCTTGACCCAGAAGACCCCTTCCCAGCCGGATTCTAT